The Fusobacterium periodonticum 1_1_41FAA genomic sequence TTTTCCCTATGGTACTAAAACAACTGATGAATTAAAAACTATTATTGAAGATTCTGTTGATTTTCTTTTAAAAAAAGGTGCTAGTTTTATAGTACTTGCTTCAAATGCACCAAGTATAACTGTTCTTGATAAAATAAAAAATAAAGATAATGTCATAGGAATCTATCCTCCTTTAAAAAATGTTATAAAAGATAAAAAGAAAAATACTCTTATCATTGGAGCTAAAGTGATGATTGATAGTCCTGAATTACAAGAATATATAAAAAAAGAAGTTGGAGATTTTTATAAACAATTTCATTTAGAAAATGCTTCACCTTTAATTCAACTTATTGAAAGTGGGGATTTTATAAATAATATAGAAAAAACTGAAAATACTATAAAAAATTTTATAAAAACTTGTGAAGAAAAATATGGAAAATTAGATTCTATAACTTTAAGTAGTACTCATTTACCTTGGTTATCTTCTTACTTTCAAAAAATAATACCTGAAGCTAAACTGTATGATCCAGCTGATAGTTTAGTTAAAGCTATAAAAAATTACACAAGTGAAGGTAGTGGAAAAATTTATTCTATTATTTCAGAATCAGAAAAGTATCCTGCTGACGAATTTTTAAAAATTCTAGAAACTTTAAAAATAAAACTTGATTATGAAATTATTTAAAAAATAAAGCTGAGTCTTATTAACTCAGCTTTGATTTTTCTTATTTTACTATTTCTTTGATTCTTGCTTTTTTAGCAGATAATCCTCTTAAGTAGTAAAGTTTAGATCTTCTTACTCTTCCTACTTTTAGAACTTCAATTCTGTCAATATTTGGAGAATTTACAGGGATTATTCTTTCTACTCCAATTCCTGCTGTAACTTTTCTTACAGTGAAAGTTTTTGCAACTCCTCCACCATTTACTCTGATTACAACTCCTTCAAATAATTGAACTCTTTCTTTGTTTCCTTCTTTTACTTTGTAGTACACTCCAATAGTGTCTCCTGCTTTGAATTGTGGAATATCACTTCTTAAATATTCTTTTTCCACTAGTTCGATTAATTTTTCTTTCATCTTTTCCTCCTCAAGATATTCATTTAATTTATTATTAAAGCGGAATACCGAAATTTTACCAAAATATTTTACCTTATTTTTTATCCTTTGTCAATATAGAAATTTTCTATTATTTCTAAATTATCTATTTTAGGAATTAATCTTTTATAAAATTCTTTATCTAACTCTTTATTTATATACTTTTCTTTAAAACCATTTATAAATTTAGTTAAACTTTGATTGTCTCTTAGTTCAGATAGTTTCATATATTCTTTTATTATATCAAACCAAAAGCTTTCTTTTTGTCCTAAACCTCTTTGAAAGAAAGTATTATCAACAGAATTAAAATAAAATTTAACTTTTTTAATTTCTAAGATAGAACTAGCCTTTCTTTTACAGGTAAATTTTATATTTTCTGTAACTTGTAAATTACTCACTTCTTTATCAAGCCATATAGCATCAAAAGCTACTTCAATAATATCCTTTTCTTTTATATCATTAAGAACTTTAAATTTTTCAAGTGCTATAGCTACATATTTTCTATAATCCTTAGCTGTATCTTTTTCTAATCTTTCAAATGCTGCAACAAACTTAGATCTTTCATCTTTTGGAATATCTTTAAGCATATCATATTGCTCTTTAGATATTTCACCCATCTCTAATAGGCAAGATATATTAGCTTTATATATATCATATTCATAGATATTCCTTTTTATAAACAAAGTTCTCCTCCATAATATCTCTTCTTATTTAGATTTCAACTCTATCATCTAAAGCTCTTGAGATAGTTGCAGTATCAGAAAATTCTAAGTTTCCTCCCATAGGAATACCACTAGCTAACTTTGTAATCTTTATACCAAAATTCTTAATAAGTTTGGCAAGATACATAGCCGTTGTTTCTCCTTCTATATTAGGGTTAGTTGCTAAAATTATTTCTTCTATATCTTCTTTTCCTAATCTTTCAATCAAAGATTTAATATTTAATTCATTAGGAGTTATCCCGTTTAAAGGATCAAGTCTACCATTTAAAACATGGTAGACTCCTCTGTATTTTGTAGTTTTTTCTAAAATCATAATATCTTTACTTTCTTCTACTACACAGATTATATTATGATTTCTTGTATTATCAGAACATATATTACAAATATCACTTTCACAATAGTTTCCACAGATAGAGCATCTTTTAACATTATCTTTTACTGCTAAAAGAGCTTCAGCAAAATTTTTAACATCTTCTTCTGATTGATTTAGTATATGAAAAGCATATCTTGTTGCTGATTTTTGACCAACACCTGGTAATTTATTAAATTCCAATATCAGTCTTTCTAAACTTTTAGTTGGCATTATTTATCTCCTAACTAAGTGATTTCTTAAATTCTTTTATTGTTTTGCTAATTTCTCTTCTTTCTTTGCCAAGTTCAGCATTTTTAATTATATAATCATCTACTCTATCTTCATAATCAGATTCCATATTTTCTATAATGTCAATGATTTCTGAATAAGACATACTTTCTTTTAAGTAGTCTTTTAAGTTAAGAAGTAATTCTACTCTTTTTCTATTATCCCTTATTTTTCTATCATTGTCTTCTATTTCTCTTTTAATTTGATTTTTTCTTCTTTCTTTTCTTACTAATTCTAATACAGTATCCATTTTTACCTCTTTTCTCGCTTATCTTGACAATAAAATAGCTAAATCATAGTCTTTTTCTATACTCTTTCTTCTATCAACAGAGCAAGCTTGCTCAAGTGGATGAGTTACCATTTCATTCTTTTCAATTCCAACCATAACTCCTGCTTCACCTTTATTTAAAACTTCCACTGCTTTTGCTGCCATTCTACTTGCTAGAACTCTATCACGTCCAGAAGGAGTTCCTCCTCTTTGGATATGTCCTAAAACAACTGATCTAATTTCACTATTGATATGTCCTCTTAATTTTTCTTCTATATCTAGTACATTTCCAACACCTTCGGCAACTAAAACTATATCATGTAACTTACCATTTTTTCTTCTTTCTTTTAATTGTAAAGCTAACATTTCAATAGGATTATCCATTTCTGGTATCATTATTCCATCTCCACCACCTGCTATACAAGCATGAAGAGCTAAGTCTCCTGCTCTTCTTCCCATAACTTGGACTAAAATAGTTCTTTCATGAGAAGTTGCAGTATCTCTAATCTTTGACATAGCATCTAAAATAGTATTTAAACAAGTGTCAAAACCAAGAGTAAAATCAGTTCCACAGATATCATTATCAATAGTTCCAGGAATTCCTACAACTTTGATTCCATGTTCTTTATATAAAAGGTTAGCTCCACGATATGAACCATCTCCACCTATAACAACTAAATAATTTATTCCTTTCTTTCTTAAATTATTTGCTGCAATTTCTCTAAATCTTGCTTCTTTGAATTCTTCACAACGTGCCGTTAACAGGACTGTTCCACCTTTATCTATTATACCTGATACAAATCTACCTGTCATAGGGAATATCTCATCATTTAGCATTCCTAAATACCCTCTTCTTATCCCATAGACTTCAAAACCATAAGATTCAGCAATTTTTGCTGTTGCTCTTATAGCAGCATTCATTCCAGGTGCATCTCCACCACTTGTCAATATAGCTAATTTTTTTTCCATTTCCCCCACCTTATCTATTAAATACTCCCATTTGTCTGAATTTTTCATATCTTTTTTCTACTAATTCATCCAATGGTAACTTTTCAAGTTCTTCTAATGTTTCTAAAACCACTCTTTTTAGATTAAAAGCTGTTTCTTTAGGACCACGATGAGCTCCACCTAACGCTTCATCAATGATACCATCTATTAAACCAACTTTTAATAAACTTTGTGATGATAATTTCAAATTATTTGCCGCTTCTTCCACTCTACTAGGATCTTTATATAATATTGCTGCACATCCTTCTGGTGAAATTACAGAATAAACAGAGTTTTCAAGCATGAATACCTTATCAGCTACTCCTAGTCCTAAAGCTCCTCCTGAACCTCCTTCTCCTATTACAACTGAAATTATAGGAGTTTTTATTCCACTCATTTCCATTAAGTTTCTTGCTATAGCTTCTCCTTGACCATGCTTTTCAGCTTCAAGTCCTGGATAAGCTCCTGGTGTATCAATAAAAGTTAAAATAGGAATTCTAAATCTTTCAGCCATTTCATAAAGTCTTAGTGCCTTTCTGTATCCTTCAGGATTCGCCATTCCAAAATTTCTATAAACTTTTTCTTGCATTGTTCTACCTTTTTGATGTCCAATTACCATAAAATTTTTCCCATCAATCTTGCAAAGTCCTCCAACTATTGCAGGGTCATCTCTAAACAATCTATCTCCATGTAGTTCAATGAAATCTGTTGTTATATTTTCTATATAATCTAAAGTGTACGGTCTTTCTGGATGTCTAGAAACTATAACTCTTTGATAATCTGTTAAATCTTCATATAGAACTTTAAGAGCGATGTCTCTTTGATCTTTTAATTTATTTATTTCTTCTGTCAAGTCTACTTCTTTTTCTTCAGAAAACTTTTTTAATTCTTCTATTTTATGTTCTAATTCCTCTATTTGAAATTCAAATTGCATTTTACTACCTCCTTAAATTATGTTATTAAGCACCTTAAATATAGTTTCTTTTAAATCTTCTCTCTTAGCAATAATGTCTACCATTCCACATTCTTGTAAAAATTCACTCTTTTGAAAATTTTCTGGTAATTTTTGTCTAATAGTTTGCTCAATAACTCTTGGACCAGCAAATCCAATTCTTGCATTAGGTTCACTTATAATAATATCTCCTAACATTGCAAATGAAGCTGTAACTCCTCCAGTAGTTGGATTAACTGGAACAGATATAAAAGGTAATCCTGCTAATCTCATTTTTTTAGCTGCAGCAGATGTCTTAGCCATTTGCATAAGAGAGAACAATCCTTCTTGCATTCTTGCTCCTCCTGAAATAGCAACAACAATAGCTGGAATTTTATGTTCTATAGCTCTTTCTAAGGCTGCAGTTATTTTTTCTCCTACAACAGACCCCATGCTTCCACCCATAAAATTAAAGTCCATACAAGCTATACTTACTTTCATTCCATTAATTTCACCTAAACCACTTATAACTCCCTCTTTCATTCCAGAATCATGTTCAGCTTTTTCATGTTTTTCTGTATATTCTGGGAAATCAATTGGATTTCCAGCTGTTAAATTAGAATCTTCTTCTTTAAAAGTTCCTTTATCTATTAGAAGCTCTATTCTTTCTCTAGCACTCATATTAAAGTAGTGATTACAGTTTGGACACATTTTTAAATTTTCTTTTATCTCAACTTTATGAGATAAAACACCACAAGTAGGACATTTTGTTATCTCTTCCTCTTTTAAGTTATCAATATTTTTTACCTTATATTTTACTTTCTCTTTTTCTTCTTCTGATTTAGATTCACCAACAGTAACATACTTCTTTTTTGCTGGTGTTATATTAGTTAAACCTAGATTTTTTACTAAATTTTTTAAAATTGACATCGTTTCACCTCTTTTTTTAATGTTGATACTTATTAAAAACTATATTTCATTTTATTATATTTTCTAAGTTTTTTCAATGTTTTTATTTTTATTTCTAATTTTATTACTTTTTTCTTTATTTATATGAGTAATTTTCTCTACTTTATTTCTTTTATTTCAACTTTATTTTGTTATTTTATTTTTTTTGATTTTTGTGATATAATTTATTAAAAATATTTTGGAGGAATAACTATGAACAAAAATAAAATCTTTTTATTTTTATTATCACTAATGACATTGACAGCTTGTAGTTCTATAGAATCTTATATTCCAAGTTTCATAACTGATGCTTCTACTCCAGCTGCTATACAAGAGGCAGTTGCTTCTAGGGTTAATCCTGACAAAGAACTTTATAGTGTTGCTTCTTCTCAACTTTCAAAAAGTGGTTCTACATTAGGGCAATCACGTGCTAATAAATCTGCTTCTGAATCTTTAAGAAAAAAAGTTAAAGCTGAAGTTGAAGCTCAACTTAGAGGTTACTTAGAAGATATGGATCCTTTTTCTAAAAATGTTGTTAATCCTGCTTTCTCTGATTTAGCTAATTATTCTACTGATCTTTCAATGAAAAAAAGTATCCAAAAAGGAGCTTGGGAAGATGGAGAAAAAGTATATTCTTTACTGACTGTTGATAGAACTGAAATAATGAAAATAACTGATACTGTTTTTAAAGACTTTATAAAGACAGCATCCAAAAATTTGGGAAATATAAAATAATACATTTTAGTAAATACACCTATTGTCTAGGCATATGGTGTATTTTTGCTTATATATACAAAAGATATGAAAGGAGGCTAAGGGACTGATGCAAAATTAAGAATAGAATATGTAATAGTCCCTTATAAAAAATGAGAACTTGGGTTGAAATTGACAAAGAGAATCTAAAGTATAATATTTTAAAACTTAAGGAACTTGCAGATAATAGAGAGGTTCTTGGAGTAGTTAAAGCTAATGCCTATGGATTGGGTTCTGTAGAGATTGCTAAAATTTTACAAGAGGTAGGAGTTAATTTTTTTGGACTTGCTAATCTTGAAGAAGTAATAGAATTACAAGAAGCTGGTATAAAAGCTAACTTTTTAATTTTAGGTGCAAGTTTTGAAGATGAATTGATTGAAGCAACTAAAAGAGATATACATGTAGCCATTAGTTCTATGCAACAACTAAAATTTTTAGTAGAAAATAACTTAAATCCTAATATACATTTAAAATTTGATACAGGTATGACAAGATTAGGTTTTGAAGTTTATGAAGCTGAAGAAGTAATAAATTTCTGTAAAACTCATAACTTAAATCTAGTTGGAATTTTTACTCACTTGTCAGATAGTGATGGTAATACTATAGACACTAAGAATTTTACTTTAGAGCAAATTGAAAAGTTTAAAAATATAGTAAAGGGCTTAGATTTAAAATATATACACATTTCTAATAGTGCTGGTATAACTAATTTTCATGAAAATATATTGGGAAATCTTGTAAGAGCTGGTATAGCTATGTATTCTTTCACAGGTAACAAGAAAACTCCTTGTTTAAAAAATGTATTTACTATAAAGTCAAAAGTTCTATTTACAAAAAAAGTTAATAAAGACTCTTTTGTGTCTTATGGTAGACACTATACTCTTCCAGCTGACTCAACTTATGCAGTTATACCTATAGGTTATGCAGATGGTTTAAAAAAATACCTAACTAAAGGTGGCTATGTTTTAATAAATAATCATAGATGTGAAATAATAGGTAATATCTGTATGGATATGACTATGGTGAGAATACCTAAAGAGCTTGAAAAAACTATAAAAATATCTGATGAAGTCACAGTTATAAATGCTGATATCATAGATAATTTAAACATTCCAGAGTTTTGTGTATGGGAATTCATGACAGGTATAGGTAGAAGAGTTAAAAGAATTATAGTTTAACTTGAAAACTACTTGCTACTATGTTACAATTTACTAATTATTATAAATTTTGAATTAAGGAGATATAAAAATGAAAAGAAGTTTATCTGGAATACAACCAAGTGGAATTCTTCATATAGGAAACTACTTTGGTGCAATGAAACAATTTGTGGATTTACAAAGTGATTATGATGGTTTCTATTTTATTGCTGACTATCATTCTTTAACATCACTTACTAATCCTGAAACACTAAGAGAAAATACATACAATATAGTTTTAGATTACCTTGCTATTGGACTTGATCCAAGTAAATCAACTATATTTTTACAATCTAATGTCCCTGAACATACTGAGTTGACATGGCTTCTTTCAAATATAACTCCTATTGGACTTTTAGAAAGAGGACATTCATATAAAGATAAAACAGCTAAAGGAATTCCAGCAAACACTGGACTTTTAACTTATCCTATATTAATGGCAGCAGATATTTTAATTTATGATTCAGATCTAGTACCTGTTGGTAAAGATCAAAAACAACATTTAGAAATGACTAGAGATATTGCTATGAAATTCAATCAACAATATGGAGTGGAATTTTTTAAACTCCCTGAACCACTAATTTTAGATGACTCTGCTATTGTTCCTGGAACTGATGGACAAAAAATGAGTAAATCATACAACAATACTATTAATATGTTTGTTACAAAGAAAAAATTAAAAGAACAAGTTATGAGTATAGTTACTGACTCTACTCCACTTGAAGAACCAAAAAACCCTGACAATAATATATCTAAACTTTATGCTTTATTCAACAATATAGATAAACAAAATGAATTAAAGGATAAATTCTTAGCAGGTAATTTTGGTTATGGACATGCAAAAACTGAATTATTAAACTCTATCCTAGAATATTTTGCAGCTGCTAAAGAAAAAAGAGAAGAACTTGAGAAAGACATAGATTATGTAAAAGATGTTTTAAATGAAGGTTCTAAAAAAGCAAGAGCCATAGCTATAGAAAAAGTGCAAAAAGCTAAAGAAATTGTTGGATTAGTAGGAAATATTTATTAATATTTTTGTAGTTGAAAAAAGTAAAAAATAAGTAAGTTACGAATGTAGATTTTAGAAAATTTTCTTTGAGTAAATAACTAATAGTTTTAATAAGATTACTGCGACGTCCTATAATGTTGAGAGAGCCTTTGTGGAGCTCTAGAAACATTATAGGCTGTCAAGTAATCGCTATGTATAACTAAAAAATTATTTAAATCTTTCAAAGAAAATTTTTTTAATTTCCTGATTGTAAGTCTGAGAATTTTCTTTCTATATCATATTTTAAAAATTCATTTTTAATTTTTCCTTTATTCTTTTTTAAATAAGCTATACATAAGTCTCTAACATCTTTTATAGTCTTGCTATCATATATGATGTCTATGAATTTTAAATCACTAAAGCCACTTTGTCTCAAACCAAAAATTTCTCCTGAATTTCTCAATTTCAAATCTTCCTCAGCTATTATAAATCCATCTTCTGTTTTTTCCATAATAGATAATCTTTGTTTAGAGTTTTCAGTAGTTGACTCAGAAATTAAAAAACAATATGATTGTTTTGAACCTCTCCCAACTCTTCCTCTAAGTTGATGTAGAGCAGATAGTCCAAATCTTTCAGCATTATAAATAGTCATAATAGTAGAGGCTGGGACATCTATTCCAACTTCAATAACTGTCGTTGCTATTAAGATATCATATTCTTTATTTTTAAATTTAAGCATAACTTCATCTTTTTCTTTAGCTTTCATCTTTCCATGAATTATTCCAATTTTCTTATCTGAAAATCTTCTTTCTATCTCTTCAGAGACCTTATCTACAGATTTTAAAGCCATTTTATCACTTGTTTCAATAAGTGGTGCAACAAAATATGCTTGATTTCCACTATTTACTTTTTTATAGATAAAATCATACATTATTGATAAGTCTTTATCATTAGCTATCCATTTTGTTTTTATAGGAGTTCTTCCTGGTGGTAACTCATCTATTATTGATAAATCTAAATCTCCATAGATACTTAAAGCCAATGAACGAGGGATAGGAGTGGCAGTCATAACTAAAAGATTGCCTAAAAACCCTTTTTCTCTTAATTTATTTCTTTGATTTACACCAAATCTATGTTGTTCATCTATAACTATAAGACCTAATTTTTTAAATACTACATTATCTTCTATCAGAGAATGAGTTCCTATAACTATATCAATATCTCCATTAGAAATAGCTTCTAATATCTCAGTTTTTTTCTTACCTTTTATACTAGAAGTCAATAGACCTACTCTTAGACCTATTTTTTCAAGTCTTTCTTTCATACCTAAATAATGTTGATTAGCTAGAATTTCTGTTGGTGCCATCAATGCTCCTTGATAGCCATTCTCAGCCATATAGATAAGCATAACTGTAGCAACTGCAGTTTTCCCACTTCCAACATCACCTTGTACAAGTCTATTGACAATTTTTCCATCTGAAATCTCATCATAAATTTCTTTTATAACTTTTTTTTGAGCTCTAGTTAATTCAAATGGTAGAAGTTCTAGAAACTTTTTTACTTTTTCTTTTTTTCCTTCAATCTCATATTTTTTAGTATTTAGACTGTCTATAATAAATCTATTTTTAAGTATACCCAATTCTAAAATTAATAGTTCTTCTGTTGCAAATCTTAGATTAGCAGCTTCTATTGCTTGAACCGATTCAGGAAAATGTATATTTTTAATTGCTTGAGTTCTTTCAAAAATCTCTTTATATCCTTTAACTAAATCATTAGGAATATTTTCTTCAAAGTATTTTAAAAAGTTTTCTAAAAATTTCTTAATTATTTTTCTTAAAGTATTTTGAGTAATACTTTTATTTGAACTATATATTGGTAAAATTTCTTCAGCTGTTTCTTTTTCTTGTCCTTTATACAATTTATATTCAGGATTTATAAATTGAAAAAGATTAGATTTTTTAGTTTGTCCAATAAATATATATTCTTCTCCTACTTTAAGTGACTTACTTATATAAGGCATACCAAACCATAAAACTTCCATTATACCTGTCCCATCAGTTACCATAGCCTTGACAATTTTTTTTCCACTTCTATTTGGCATATTAAGAACAGACATAACACTAGCCTTAACAACCACATATTCATTAAAAGTTAAATCTCCAATATTTTTAACATTACTTCTATTATCATATGCTCTAGGAAAATAATATATTAAATCATAAATGGTATCTATACCTAAAGATTTTAGATTTAGTACTTGCTTTGCTGTTATATATTTACTAGGAAGATCTTCCAACTTAGTATACATCTTTTTATAGGTTTCTATCATATATACTCCTTAAAAAAATGAGCTGTTGTAAAATATTTTCAACAGCTCCACTTTTATTTTAATCTAATTGTTCTAATATTTCATCTGAAATATCAAAGTTTGAGTAAACATTTTGAGAATCATCTAAATCTTCTAAAGCATCATAAAGAGCCATAACTTTTTTTGCTGTTTCTAAATCAGTGATTTCAACAGTATTTTCAGGTATCATAGTGATTTCTGCATCTTCATATTGATAACCAGCATTCTTTAAGTTTTCTAAAACTGTTTGAAATTCTGTATATTCAGTTGTAACTTCAAAAACTCCATCATTCTCTTCAACATCTTCTGCTCCTGCTTCCAATGCTGCCATCATAAACTCATCCATATCTATACCTTCAGATTTTACAGTTATGATTCCTTTTTTCTTAAACATCCAAGATACTGCTCCGTCAGCTCCAAGGTTTCCATCTTTACGAGAAAATGTCATTCTCATTTCAGACGCTGTTCTATTTTTATTATCTGTTACAGCCTCAACTATAAATGCAGTTCCTGCAGGACCATAACCTTCGTATCTCATTTCTGTAAAATCTACACCTTCTAATTCTCCAGAACCTTTTTTAATAGCTCTTTCTAGAATATCTTTTGGCATATTTCCAGCTTTAGCTTTTTCTATTGCAAGTCTAAGTCTTGGATTGAAGTTAGGATCACTTCCTCCTTCTTTAGCTGCAATTGTTAACTCTCTTCCAAATTTTGTAAATAACTTTGCTCTTTTCTTATCTTGAGCACCTTTTCTATGTTGTATATTATTCCATTTACTATGTCCAGACACAGAAAAACCTCCTATAATTTTTAATTTATATTAAATTTTATCATATATAAGAAATTTATTCTAGCCTTTTTTATTGTTTTATCTAATTTTAGATATAATACCAATACCAAAGACAGGACCACTATGACTACCTATAGTAGCACCTATTTCAAATCTTCCTTTATATTCTATTTTTCTCATAGTATCTGCTGTTTTCTTTAAGATATCTGTACTTTGTAATTCTTGGTTAGTTCCTCCCCAAGCTGTGTATAGATAGATACTATTTTTACCTTCATTTTTAATAATTTTTTCCATGTAAGAGATAGCTCCTCTTTCTCCAAAAGTTTTAGTTTCAAGAGTTACTTCACCATCTTCAATTTTTAGAACTGGTCTTAATTTTAAAAGACTTCCTATCATTGAAGAAGCTCTTCCAATTCTTCCACCTTTTTCTAAGTAAGTTAAATCACTTACTGCAAAGTATACTTTCATTTTATCTGCAATTTCATAAAGTCTTGCTAGTATAGTTTCAAGTTTTGCATCTTCTTTAGCCATTTTTGCAGCTTCAAGCACTTGATAAGCTTGACCAAATGTCACAGACTTAGAGTCAACTATAATTATATCCTTTTCTCTTTTTATCATTTCTCTTGCAACTTTTGCAACCTGTTGAGTTCCACTCATCTTGCTAGACATATGAATAGAAATTATTTTTTCGTATCCTTTATTAAATAATTCTTCATAATAATCTCTAAATTCTGCTGGAGAAGGTTGAGCAGTTTTTGGAACAACCTTTTCTGTTATAAGTTTATGCCAAAACTCTTTTTTAGTTAAATCAACACCATCTTTATAGTTATTTTCACCTATTCTAAGTCTTACAGGTATGATAGTTATATCTAATCCTTCTGTCATTTCATGAGTTAAATCTGAAGCTGAATCTGTTAAGATAGCAATCTTCGATAGACTAGGATCTCTTTGTTCCAAGTAGATATAGTAAGAATAGTTATCTTGTTCTCCATTATACATATAGAATTTCTTTAAATTCTTAGCTGTGATAATTCCATTAGCTTCTTCTGTAGCTGTTTTTCCTTTAACTACAGTAAGAGATAAAGTTTTGTTATTTATGTATTTATCACATACTATTTTAATTAAATCTTCAAGAGTTGCTGCTCTTTCTGTTAAAGCTCCATTTACAAGAGCTATGTGATCTCCAATTTTAATTTCTATATCATTTACTTTAGTATC encodes the following:
- the recG gene encoding ATP-dependent DNA helicase RecG; this encodes MIETYKKMYTKLEDLPSKYITAKQVLNLKSLGIDTIYDLIYYFPRAYDNRSNVKNIGDLTFNEYVVVKASVMSVLNMPNRSGKKIVKAMVTDGTGIMEVLWFGMPYISKSLKVGEEYIFIGQTKKSNLFQFINPEYKLYKGQEKETAEEILPIYSSNKSITQNTLRKIIKKFLENFLKYFEENIPNDLVKGYKEIFERTQAIKNIHFPESVQAIEAANLRFATEELLILELGILKNRFIIDSLNTKKYEIEGKKEKVKKFLELLPFELTRAQKKVIKEIYDEISDGKIVNRLVQGDVGSGKTAVATVMLIYMAENGYQGALMAPTEILANQHYLGMKERLEKIGLRVGLLTSSIKGKKKTEILEAISNGDIDIVIGTHSLIEDNVVFKKLGLIVIDEQHRFGVNQRNKLREKGFLGNLLVMTATPIPRSLALSIYGDLDLSIIDELPPGRTPIKTKWIANDKDLSIMYDFIYKKVNSGNQAYFVAPLIETSDKMALKSVDKVSEEIERRFSDKKIGIIHGKMKAKEKDEVMLKFKNKEYDILIATTVIEVGIDVPASTIMTIYNAERFGLSALHQLRGRVGRGSKQSYCFLISESTTENSKQRLSIMEKTEDGFIIAEEDLKLRNSGEIFGLRQSGFSDLKFIDIIYDSKTIKDVRDLCIAYLKKNKGKIKNEFLKYDIERKFSDLQSGN
- a CDS encoding YebC/PmpR family DNA-binding transcriptional regulator; amino-acid sequence: MSGHSKWNNIQHRKGAQDKKRAKLFTKFGRELTIAAKEGGSDPNFNPRLRLAIEKAKAGNMPKDILERAIKKGSGELEGVDFTEMRYEGYGPAGTAFIVEAVTDNKNRTASEMRMTFSRKDGNLGADGAVSWMFKKKGIITVKSEGIDMDEFMMAALEAGAEDVEENDGVFEVTTEYTEFQTVLENLKNAGYQYEDAEITMIPENTVEITDLETAKKVMALYDALEDLDDSQNVYSNFDISDEILEQLD